One segment of Streptomyces bathyalis DNA contains the following:
- a CDS encoding ROK family protein: protein MHKDLVAALDIGGTKIAGALVDGGGELLVRAQRPTPPGGTGEQVMAAVGEVLVELAASPLWAAARAVGIGSAGPVDAKAGTVSPVNIPGWREYPLVQGVREHAGGLPVTLVGDGVAMAAAEHWQGAARGRANALCMVVSTGVGGGLVLGGELQPGPSGNAGHIGHISVDLDGDSCPCGGRGCVERIASGPNIARRALDRGWRPGADKDVSAAAVAASARAGDSVAIASFERAARALAAGIAATATLVEIEIAVLGGGVAKAGEVLFAPLRRSLREYATLSFVQGLEVVPAQMGTDAGLIGAAAACGDVRHARVARAGRRVRTPSAEGRPCP, encoded by the coding sequence ATGCACAAGGACCTCGTCGCGGCTCTCGACATCGGCGGTACGAAGATCGCGGGGGCGCTGGTGGACGGCGGCGGGGAGCTGCTCGTACGGGCACAGCGCCCCACTCCGCCGGGCGGTACGGGCGAGCAGGTCATGGCCGCCGTGGGCGAGGTGCTGGTCGAGCTCGCCGCGTCCCCGCTGTGGGCGGCCGCCCGCGCCGTGGGCATCGGCAGCGCGGGCCCGGTGGACGCCAAGGCCGGCACCGTCTCTCCCGTCAACATTCCCGGCTGGCGCGAGTACCCCCTGGTCCAGGGGGTCCGCGAGCATGCGGGCGGCCTGCCGGTGACGCTCGTCGGGGACGGCGTCGCGATGGCTGCGGCCGAGCATTGGCAGGGCGCGGCACGGGGCCGTGCGAACGCGCTGTGCATGGTGGTCTCCACGGGCGTCGGCGGGGGCCTCGTCCTCGGCGGCGAGCTCCAGCCGGGCCCCAGCGGCAACGCCGGCCACATCGGTCACATCAGCGTCGACCTGGACGGCGACAGCTGTCCGTGCGGCGGGCGCGGCTGCGTCGAACGGATCGCGAGCGGCCCCAACATCGCCCGCCGGGCGCTGGACCGGGGATGGCGGCCCGGCGCCGACAAGGACGTGTCGGCCGCCGCGGTGGCGGCCTCGGCGAGGGCGGGCGACTCCGTGGCCATCGCGTCGTTCGAGCGTGCGGCCCGGGCGCTCGCCGCCGGCATCGCCGCCACGGCCACGCTCGTCGAGATAGAGATAGCGGTGCTCGGCGGGGGAGTGGCCAAGGCGGGCGAGGTTCTCTTCGCGCCGCTCCGGCGATCGTTGCGCGAGTACGCGACCTTGTCGTTCGTGCAGGGCCTGGAGGTCGTGCCCGCCCAGATGGGCACCGACGCCGGTCTCATCGGAGCGGCGGCGGCCTGCGGGGACGTCAGGCACGCGAGGGTTGCGCGCGCAGGGCGGCGCGTACGTACTCCGTCGGCGGAAGGCCGACCGTGCCCGTGA